AGTTCCTGTCGACGAAGCTCGGAGAGTTGCGCCCGCAATCCATACTCGGTCAAAAAGTCTTCCTGCCTCTGGAGGGTTGCTTCCCAACCAAGCTCGGCGCAAATCGCCAGCAAGGACGAGAAGTTCACATCGGCGGTGATATCGGTTTCACCGGGAAACGCCAGCGGATCAGGACCGAGATGATGGGATCGATAGGTCCGCAGTGTCCCGAAGCTGCGTCTCGGTACAAGCGCTTCTGCCGTGTCGCCGTAGTCGATGATGCAGACCGTCCCCGTTTCGATGCGGCCAAGCAGGTCGCGGAACCAGGCGTCCCCAAGAACATGCGCTTCGACCAGTCCTCCGACCGGCACATCGCCCCCGAACCGTTCCACCCAATCGGCCACCTCGTCACGAAGCGGGGCGGCGACCAGACACAAGTCCGCGCCATCCACGCCAATCCATCGCTCCTCCCATCCCGAATCAGTGCGAACCGCGATGGCGACCGGGAAATTGTCTAGAAGTTCGTTGGCGATGACGACGACGGGTTCGTCGAATGGTACGTCATCAAGCGAAGCGACCACCCGCTCGGCGCCGACCACGTAGCTGGTAGCAATCTGGGCAGCCATGGAAACCTCAACCGCCCAGGCCTCCGCGTCGACGATCTCCAGCAGAGCCTTCAACAGAGAGCCTGATCCTGCCCCAACTTCCACCACCCGGGGCATGACACCCAGGCGCCCTGCTTCAGCGGTCACAAACGCCGCCAAGGTCGCCCCAAAGAGGGGCGAGACTTCCGGACTGGTCAGGAAGTCACCCGCCTTGACGGACCTGAGAGCATCGCCGACGAAAAACCCGCCCGCCCCATACAGAGCACGCTCCTGAAACTCTTCGAATGGAATCGGCCCATTCTCGACAATGAGGTCTACCAATTGGTCTCTCATGGTCACCCCCTTTCTCCGATACATACCCGTGCCGTCGAGCCAAGACCATGAGTCTACGATCCCCCCTCCGGCTCAACCCGCCCCCGACCTTGCCTTGATTGTGGGCCAGCTGGCGGATATCCGGATCAGAGCCGGTCGGGAATGCCAATCATTGCGGGGCGAGAATCAACGCGGCAAGGGGCGGCAAGGTCAACGCCAATGTCCCCTCCGTCGCCACAAGGGGGCCAGATTGCATAACGCCCGAACCGCCGTACTTGCCGTTGTCTGTGGTGATCAATTCCTGCCAGGGCCCATCGACCGGAACCGGCAACCGGTATTCGCGCTGAACTTCCGGCGTGAAATTGAAGACAGCAACAACCACGTCCTCTCCATCGGACCGCGACCATGCCAACACGGACCGATCAGAGTCGTCAGCCATGAGCCAGGCAAAGGAGCCAGGTTCATGATCACCCCGATGCATCGCCGGAACGGACCGATACAGGCCCGCCAGGTCCGACACCAACGCGAGGATCCCGGCGTGGGCCGGATCCTCCAGCGCCGCCCAGTCGAGTTGACCGGCATCGTTCCATTCGGAAACTTGTCCGAACTCGCCGCCCATGAATAGCAATTTCTTGCCGGGCTGAGTGAATTGTTCGGCGAACAACAGGCGCAAGTTGGCGAATTTCTGCCAGTCATCGCCCGGCATCCTTGTGAACAACGAGCCTTTTTCGTGAACCACTTCATCGTGGCTCAATGGCAGCGTGTAGTTCTCCGAAAACGCGTAGACCGCCCGGAATGTGATCTCCCCATGATGATGCGAGCGGTAGATGGGATCCCGACCGAGATACTGAAGGGTGTCGTGCATCCATCCCATATC
The genomic region above belongs to Acidimicrobiia bacterium and contains:
- a CDS encoding SAM-dependent methyltransferase; this translates as MRDQLVDLIVENGPIPFEEFQERALYGAGGFFVGDALRSVKAGDFLTSPEVSPLFGATLAAFVTAEAGRLGVMPRVVEVGAGSGSLLKALLEIVDAEAWAVEVSMAAQIATSYVVGAERVVASLDDVPFDEPVVVIANELLDNFPVAIAVRTDSGWEERWIGVDGADLCLVAAPLRDEVADWVERFGGDVPVGGLVEAHVLGDAWFRDLLGRIETGTVCIIDYGDTAEALVPRRSFGTLRTYRSHHLGPDPLAFPGETDITADVNFSSLLAICAELGWEATLQRQEDFLTEYGLRAQLSELRRQELALAGDGDPMERLVVRSRKNEAETLLHSRGLGDFRVLVGRH